A single window of Oceanotoga teriensis DNA harbors:
- a CDS encoding OmpH family outer membrane protein translates to MNKKVVVLFSLLMALFSLSFAANLESLKIGYVDFQVLTENTTKWKSLQEDYKNDFDFYQNKISKMEEEFKNFQATNPSQQELQRRAQDLQVKVNQYQSTIQEEYGNKTNKLLQEIRDIAAQYGKENGFDIVLYDQGVIYASEKIDITEKVIEYVNNK, encoded by the coding sequence GTGAATAAAAAAGTGGTAGTTTTATTTTCATTGTTGATGGCTTTATTTTCTCTTAGTTTTGCTGCAAATTTAGAAAGTTTAAAAATTGGTTATGTGGATTTTCAGGTTTTAACCGAAAATACAACTAAGTGGAAAAGTTTACAAGAAGATTATAAAAATGATTTTGATTTTTATCAAAATAAAATAAGTAAAATGGAAGAAGAATTTAAAAATTTTCAAGCAACAAATCCTTCTCAACAAGAACTTCAAAGAAGAGCTCAAGATTTACAAGTAAAAGTAAATCAATATCAGTCAACTATTCAAGAAGAATATGGAAATAAAACAAATAAATTATTACAAGAAATAAGAGATATTGCAGCTCAATATGGCAAAGAAAATGGTTTTGATATAGTATTATATGATCAGGGTGTAATATATGCAAGTGAAAAAATCGATATAACTGAAAAAGTTATAGAATATGTAAATAATAAATAA
- a CDS encoding Dps family protein, which translates to MLLGIKNVKEIVEELNNYLADLNVFYGKLHNLHWNVEGKEFFTVHENVEKIYDKVNEEIDEIAERILTLGQRPKVKYSEYLEISNIKEIESKGYNGKEVIDVIISDFEYIINKIRNIIEKASENNDEVTADILTGSLAYYEKTAWMLNAMNK; encoded by the coding sequence ATGCTTTTGGGAATCAAAAATGTTAAAGAAATAGTAGAGGAATTGAATAATTATCTTGCGGATTTAAATGTTTTTTATGGTAAACTTCATAATTTACATTGGAATGTAGAGGGAAAGGAATTTTTTACTGTACATGAAAATGTTGAAAAAATATATGATAAAGTCAATGAAGAAATAGATGAAATTGCTGAAAGAATATTAACACTTGGACAAAGACCAAAGGTTAAATATAGTGAATATTTAGAGATCTCAAATATAAAAGAAATAGAGAGTAAGGGTTATAATGGTAAAGAAGTAATAGATGTAATAATTTCAGATTTTGAATACATTATAAATAAAATAAGAAATATTATAGAAAAAGCATCTGAAAACAATGATGAAGTTACTGCAGATATATTAACAGGTAGTTTAGCATATTATGAAAAAACAGCATGGATGTTAAATGCTATGAATAAATAA
- a CDS encoding L,D-transpeptidase family protein: MKKIILIISLLLSFNFLLANNFSLYIKNYDEKERIVTLSLNANFVHIDIPKVYIEYGGIRRLIEVNKKNSGNYEIYLNFSKYPAVDLSFYIYAHDIAENKRYAYFPDLLNKRDYSLFADIDITTSKSENGSNYYLGINKSDRINLNQITGENFYTKDEKIFLNHLNFIEDGIHNFYFEFKTKNNYYFTKKVKILKIKDIIITENNLKPKQKINIFNYHVVQSGDNIYKIAEKYEVTPGDIVSINGITEPSKIYIGQILKIGNIDYYESPLRIEIDLSKNMLHLYYREELLKSYIVAVGRSDSTPPGYYKIFYKEKEPPLYWNDEIIQSGSVINGIGSRWLQLSVPKYGIHGTTKPWEIGKRISHGCIRMFNFDVEELDFIISLGTEVYVYKSDENIDIIKKIKEDEEI, translated from the coding sequence ATGAAAAAAATAATTCTCATAATTTCTCTACTATTAAGTTTTAATTTTTTATTAGCAAATAATTTTTCATTGTATATAAAAAATTATGATGAAAAAGAGAGAATCGTTACATTGTCTTTGAATGCTAATTTTGTTCATATTGATATACCAAAAGTATATATAGAGTATGGTGGGATTAGAAGATTGATAGAAGTTAATAAAAAAAATTCTGGAAATTATGAGATATATTTAAATTTTTCAAAATATCCTGCAGTTGATTTAAGTTTCTATATCTATGCTCATGATATAGCAGAAAATAAAAGATATGCATATTTCCCTGATTTGCTTAATAAAAGAGACTATTCCTTATTTGCTGATATAGATATAACTACATCTAAAAGTGAAAATGGAAGTAATTATTATTTAGGAATAAATAAAAGTGATAGAATAAATTTAAATCAAATAACAGGTGAGAATTTTTATACTAAAGATGAAAAAATATTTTTAAATCATCTAAATTTTATAGAAGATGGAATACATAATTTTTATTTTGAATTTAAAACCAAGAATAATTATTATTTCACAAAAAAAGTAAAAATATTAAAAATAAAAGATATTATAATAACAGAAAATAATTTAAAACCAAAACAAAAGATAAATATATTCAATTATCATGTTGTTCAAAGCGGAGATAATATATATAAAATAGCTGAAAAATATGAAGTTACACCTGGTGATATAGTGAGTATAAATGGAATAACAGAACCTTCAAAAATATATATAGGGCAGATATTAAAAATAGGTAATATAGACTATTATGAAAGTCCATTACGCATAGAAATAGATTTATCAAAAAATATGCTACATCTTTATTATAGAGAAGAATTATTAAAATCATATATAGTTGCAGTTGGTAGATCGGATTCTACTCCACCAGGATATTATAAAATCTTTTATAAAGAAAAAGAACCACCTTTATATTGGAATGATGAAATAATACAATCTGGATCAGTTATAAATGGAATAGGAAGTAGATGGCTTCAATTATCTGTTCCAAAATATGGCATTCATGGAACTACAAAGCCTTGGGAAATAGGAAAAAGAATTTCTCATGGTTGTATAAGAATGTTTAATTTTGATGTTGAAGAATTAGACTTTATAATTTCTTTGGGAACTGAAGTATATGTTTATAAAAGTGATGAAAATATAGATATTATAAAAAAAATAAAAGAAGATGAAGAAATTTGA
- a CDS encoding radical SAM protein, with protein MKKEYIIPIFIPHGGCKRQCVFCNEYAATGLKEFPERHKLEEEYNKYKQYFPEKNNIYIAFYGSTFTALKEKEMKYYLDWADEKIKKNEIKGIRFSTSPEEINYEKIKILNDYKISVIEIGVQSFFDDVLKHSNRSHNVKDIFNAIDILDKNNYSYGLHLMTGLPKSTFEKEIKSAEILSKTNAKFARIHPTVVLKGSILEEYEKNNKYNPESLEEAIKKTSKMTIKIEKENIKVIRLGLCLYGKEINNVYSGPYHKSFGDLVRTNINRYILTYLKDDLKIPKSMKSQFIGFKKRNKDLINENIFYDGICIKYKNKSISLADIYKIIDKKIED; from the coding sequence ATGAAAAAAGAATATATAATTCCAATATTTATACCTCATGGAGGATGTAAAAGACAATGTGTTTTCTGTAATGAATATGCTGCAACTGGACTTAAAGAATTTCCGGAAAGACATAAATTAGAAGAAGAATATAATAAGTATAAACAATATTTTCCAGAAAAAAATAATATTTATATAGCTTTTTATGGTTCTACTTTTACTGCATTGAAAGAAAAAGAAATGAAATATTATTTGGATTGGGCTGATGAAAAAATAAAGAAAAATGAAATAAAAGGTATAAGATTTTCAACATCCCCCGAAGAAATTAATTATGAAAAAATAAAAATTTTAAATGATTATAAAATTTCTGTTATAGAAATAGGGGTACAATCATTTTTTGACGATGTTTTAAAACATTCTAATAGATCCCATAATGTAAAAGATATATTCAATGCTATTGATATATTAGATAAAAATAATTATTCGTATGGGCTTCATTTAATGACTGGCTTACCAAAAAGTACTTTTGAAAAAGAAATAAAATCTGCTGAGATATTATCTAAAACAAATGCAAAATTTGCAAGAATTCATCCAACAGTAGTTTTAAAAGGGAGTATACTTGAAGAGTATGAAAAAAATAATAAATATAATCCTGAAAGTTTAGAAGAAGCTATAAAGAAAACTTCGAAGATGACTATTAAAATTGAGAAAGAAAATATAAAAGTCATAAGACTCGGCTTGTGTTTGTATGGAAAAGAGATAAATAATGTTTACTCTGGACCTTATCATAAAAGTTTTGGAGACCTTGTTAGAACAAATATAAATAGGTATATACTGACTTATTTAAAGGATGATTTAAAAATACCAAAATCTATGAAATCACAATTTATTGGATTTAAAAAAAGAAATAAAGATCTTATAAATGAAAATATATTTTATGATGGAATATGTATTAAATACAAAAATAAAAGTATTAGTTTAGCTGATATATATAAAATAATAGATAAAAAAATAGAAGACTGA
- the gltX gene encoding glutamate--tRNA ligase, with amino-acid sequence MIRVRFAPSPTGYLHVGGLRTALFNWYFAKKNNGKFILRIEDTDTERSKKEYEDMILEEMKWAGLDYDEGPDKVGEYGPYRQTERYEIYKKYILKLLEEKKAYYAVYDENQENIIYKSYEYPEKYKDKSITVNFKVPKNQKIKFTDMIKGELEFDSNIFDDFVILRSNGVPVYQFTVVIDDYLMKITHVIRGEDHISNTPKQIMLYNALGVKSPEFGHLSLILGEDKTPLSKRHGGTAVTYFRKEGYLPHALMNYLSVLGWNAENQIYNFKEKIEDFNINDVSPRSAVFDYKKLLWIDEEHLRNEEDEKIYQFFMNWCNYNDIEIKADEKLVIKTISISKSKVSTLKQLFEFIENYFRDDFEYEEIYIKKFVEKEWFKSLMQKSIEIIKKAEDFSIDGAGKTLQKIAEEKITGKKNTFQSIRGALLGKLVTPGLYETIAILGKEEVIKRLERALNIK; translated from the coding sequence ATGATAAGAGTACGATTTGCTCCCAGCCCAACAGGATATTTGCATGTTGGTGGGTTGAGAACAGCTCTTTTCAATTGGTATTTTGCTAAGAAAAATAATGGGAAATTCATATTGAGAATAGAGGATACCGATACAGAAAGATCTAAAAAAGAGTATGAAGATATGATATTGGAAGAAATGAAATGGGCAGGTCTTGATTATGATGAAGGCCCTGACAAAGTTGGAGAATATGGTCCATATAGACAAACAGAAAGATATGAAATATATAAAAAATATATTTTAAAACTTTTAGAAGAAAAGAAAGCTTATTATGCCGTTTATGATGAAAATCAAGAAAATATAATATATAAAAGTTATGAATATCCAGAAAAATACAAAGATAAAAGTATAACAGTTAATTTTAAAGTTCCAAAAAATCAAAAAATAAAATTTACAGATATGATAAAAGGTGAATTAGAATTTGATTCTAATATTTTTGATGACTTTGTTATATTGAGATCTAATGGAGTTCCTGTATATCAGTTTACGGTAGTTATAGATGATTATTTGATGAAAATAACTCATGTTATAAGAGGAGAAGATCATATATCTAATACTCCAAAACAAATAATGTTATACAATGCTCTTGGAGTCAAATCTCCTGAATTTGGACATTTGTCTTTAATACTTGGTGAAGATAAAACACCATTATCAAAAAGGCATGGTGGTACAGCAGTCACATATTTTAGAAAAGAAGGATATTTGCCGCATGCGTTGATGAATTATTTAAGTGTTCTTGGTTGGAATGCTGAAAATCAGATATATAATTTTAAAGAAAAAATTGAAGATTTTAATATAAATGATGTTTCTCCAAGATCTGCTGTTTTTGATTACAAAAAATTGTTATGGATCGATGAAGAACATCTAAGAAATGAGGAAGATGAAAAAATATATCAATTTTTTATGAATTGGTGTAATTACAATGATATAGAAATAAAGGCTGATGAAAAGCTTGTAATAAAGACTATTTCTATATCTAAAAGTAAAGTTAGTACATTAAAACAATTGTTCGAATTTATTGAAAATTATTTTAGAGATGATTTTGAATATGAAGAAATATATATAAAAAAATTTGTGGAAAAAGAATGGTTTAAATCACTCATGCAGAAATCCATAGAAATTATAAAAAAAGCCGAAGACTTTTCTATTGATGGTGCAGGTAAAACACTTCAAAAAATTGCAGAAGAAAAAATAACAGGGAAGAAAAATACATTCCAATCTATTAGAGGAGCATTACTTGGAAAACTTGTAACTCCAGGTTTATATGAAACAATAGCTATTTTGGGAAAAGAAGAAGTTATAAAAAGATTAGAAAGAGCTTTAAATATAAAATAG
- a CDS encoding ferredoxin: MKVFVDRDACIGCGVCENLCPDVFSITDEGKAEAIAPETDAPCTQDAADSCPVQAIQVEE, from the coding sequence ATGAAAGTATTTGTAGACAGAGATGCTTGCATCGGTTGTGGAGTTTGTGAAAACTTATGTCCAGACGTTTTCTCAATAACAGACGAAGGTAAAGCAGAAGCAATTGCTCCTGAAACAGATGCACCATGTACACAGGATGCTGCTGATTCTTGCCCTGTACAAGCAATTCAAGTAGAAGAATAA
- the lptB gene encoding LPS export ABC transporter ATP-binding protein — protein sequence MNNLVECIGIYKKYGRKEVLKNVNFYAERGKITGILGPNGAGKSTLFKSILGLVIPNKGDVYLDGEKLTHLPIHRRALKGMAYLPQEPSVFKNSTVKDNLYMIADLLKIENKDEKIKKISEDFGIQDLLTQYADSLSGGEKRRLEFARTLLINPKVIMLDEPFVGIDPITVKDIQTIIKKLSKDGISVIVTDHNVDEIAQVVDDLYVVHKGNIIAHGIPQEVLELKEVKDNYLGY from the coding sequence ATGAATAATTTAGTGGAATGTATAGGAATATACAAAAAATATGGAAGAAAAGAAGTGCTTAAAAATGTTAATTTTTATGCTGAAAGAGGAAAAATAACAGGGATACTTGGACCTAATGGTGCAGGTAAAAGCACTCTTTTTAAAAGTATATTAGGATTAGTTATACCAAATAAAGGTGATGTATACCTTGATGGTGAAAAACTTACTCATTTACCAATACACAGAAGAGCTCTTAAGGGAATGGCTTATTTACCTCAGGAGCCTTCTGTTTTTAAAAATTCTACTGTTAAAGATAATTTATACATGATTGCAGATCTTTTAAAAATAGAAAATAAAGATGAAAAAATAAAAAAAATATCAGAAGATTTTGGAATACAAGATTTATTAACTCAATATGCTGATTCATTATCTGGTGGAGAAAAAAGAAGATTGGAATTTGCAAGAACTCTGTTAATAAATCCAAAAGTTATAATGCTTGATGAACCATTTGTTGGAATAGATCCAATTACTGTTAAAGATATTCAAACTATAATAAAAAAATTATCAAAAGATGGAATATCTGTAATAGTAACAGATCATAATGTTGATGAAATTGCTCAAGTTGTAGATGATTTATATGTTGTACATAAGGGTAATATAATTGCACATGGAATACCACAAGAAGTTTTAGAGTTAAAGGAAGTAAAAGATAATTATCTTGGATATTGA
- a CDS encoding NAD(P)-dependent oxidoreductase — protein MRIHLNDGMAESAIKKFNDELPEFTITNNHLEPEELKNEVKNIDILVVRSATKVTRGIIEAGKDSLKIIGRAGMGLDNIDQVAAKEFGIEVLNTPGQNSLSVAELVVGMILSIYRKLNRGTNGIREGLWEKKLLKGLELSNKNFGIIGFGNIGKHLSKLVSGFNDKVFVYDIYEISEEDKDNYNIEQVDLDYILKNCDIISLHIPHNEKTHHLISDKELNMMKKSALLINCARGGVLDEEALLKALEDEKILGAGLDVFEKEPAKGEIYTKLLSFDNVVATPHIGATTKEAQYRVGINMVERIVNATKKIHFEK, from the coding sequence ATGAGAATTCATTTAAATGATGGTATGGCTGAATCTGCTATAAAAAAATTTAATGATGAGTTACCTGAATTTACTATAACAAATAATCATTTAGAACCAGAAGAATTAAAAAATGAAGTAAAGAATATAGACATTCTTGTAGTTAGATCGGCTACTAAAGTTACAAGAGGAATAATAGAAGCTGGAAAAGATTCTTTAAAAATAATAGGTAGAGCTGGTATGGGTTTAGATAATATAGATCAGGTAGCTGCTAAAGAATTTGGAATTGAAGTTCTAAATACTCCAGGTCAAAATTCTTTGTCTGTAGCTGAATTAGTAGTTGGTATGATATTATCAATATATAGAAAATTAAATAGAGGTACAAATGGCATAAGAGAAGGTCTATGGGAAAAGAAGCTCTTAAAAGGCTTAGAACTTTCCAACAAAAATTTTGGAATAATTGGTTTTGGAAATATTGGGAAACATCTTTCAAAACTTGTATCTGGTTTTAATGATAAAGTTTTTGTTTACGATATTTATGAAATATCTGAAGAAGATAAAGATAATTATAATATTGAACAAGTAGATTTAGATTATATATTAAAAAATTGCGATATAATTTCATTACATATCCCTCATAATGAAAAAACTCATCATTTGATTTCTGATAAGGAATTAAATATGATGAAAAAAAGTGCCTTATTGATAAATTGTGCAAGAGGTGGAGTATTGGATGAAGAAGCTTTATTAAAAGCACTTGAAGATGAAAAAATTTTAGGTGCTGGATTGGACGTTTTTGAAAAAGAACCTGCCAAAGGAGAAATTTATACAAAACTTTTATCTTTTGACAATGTCGTAGCTACTCCTCATATTGGCGCTACAACGAAAGAAGCTCAATATAGAGTTGGAATAAATATGGTTGAAAGAATTGTTAATGCGACAAAAAAAATCCATTTTGAAAAATAA
- a CDS encoding DUF4912 domain-containing protein, giving the protein MKLDENIINILKTDEPSIQELRKTAKNLNIRLRRSMKKRDILKEIKKKLLELDTQGLLENKSSNNKKTERKNTKKMYLEPKELKKTYKKNKLEILPVNYEWIYIFWDFDEKTKKLLNNDKIKNNVILRFCDENDFRIFETHINISNMNNYYFNLNDSNKNYYARIGYLKDDGIFKEIMKSKNIFIPSKNPSIKENEEWFNIKKQKIISKPVKLNTYIKPIEEIKGNSFGNYSLSS; this is encoded by the coding sequence ATGAAATTAGATGAAAATATAATAAACATTTTAAAAACAGATGAACCAAGTATACAAGAATTAAGAAAAACAGCTAAAAACTTAAACATAAGACTAAGAAGATCCATGAAAAAAAGAGATATATTGAAAGAAATAAAGAAAAAATTACTTGAATTAGATACTCAAGGATTGTTAGAAAATAAAAGTTCTAATAATAAAAAAACAGAAAGGAAGAATACCAAAAAAATGTATTTAGAGCCAAAAGAGCTTAAAAAAACTTATAAAAAAAACAAACTTGAAATTTTACCTGTAAACTATGAATGGATTTATATATTTTGGGACTTTGATGAAAAAACAAAAAAACTTTTAAATAATGATAAAATAAAAAATAATGTTATTTTACGTTTTTGTGATGAAAACGATTTTAGAATCTTTGAAACACATATAAATATATCTAATATGAATAATTATTATTTTAATTTAAATGATAGTAATAAAAATTATTATGCTCGTATTGGATATTTAAAAGATGATGGGATTTTTAAAGAAATTATGAAATCTAAAAATATTTTTATTCCTTCTAAAAATCCTAGTATAAAAGAAAATGAAGAATGGTTCAATATAAAAAAACAGAAAATAATATCTAAACCTGTTAAATTAAATACCTATATAAAACCAATTGAAGAAATAAAAGGTAATTCTTTTGGTAATTATAGTTTAAGTTCTTAA
- the minD gene encoding septum site-determining protein MinD, with protein MEESSKVFVVTSGKGGVGKTTITANIGSSLASKGYNVCLIDADIGLKNLDLVLGLENRIVYTIMDVVNGNKNVLDVLVKHKYMKNLSLLASSQTANKNMVTPADMKEIIAILSKHFHYIIIDSPAGIEQGFSNAIIGAQHAIVVTTPDLTAISDADRVIGLLENHGYTEKNMSLIVNRLKPKMVKRNDMVSADDIKEALAIDILGIIPDSEDIIISTNEGKPLSLDENSKMAYVFDNITERISGNFIPVNEDIKKFSQNSEGFFGFFNKLWKRG; from the coding sequence ATGGAAGAAAGTTCTAAAGTATTTGTGGTTACCTCTGGTAAAGGTGGAGTTGGAAAAACCACAATTACAGCTAATATTGGGTCTTCACTTGCAAGCAAAGGTTATAATGTTTGCTTAATTGATGCCGATATAGGATTAAAAAATTTAGATCTTGTTTTAGGTCTTGAAAATAGAATTGTTTATACTATAATGGATGTCGTCAATGGTAATAAAAATGTATTAGATGTTCTTGTAAAACATAAGTATATGAAAAATTTGAGTTTATTAGCTTCTTCTCAAACAGCAAATAAAAATATGGTTACTCCCGCTGATATGAAAGAAATAATTGCTATTCTTTCAAAGCATTTTCATTATATAATAATAGACTCTCCAGCCGGTATAGAACAAGGTTTTTCAAATGCTATAATAGGAGCTCAACATGCTATAGTTGTAACAACACCAGATTTAACAGCTATCAGTGATGCAGATAGGGTTATTGGTCTTCTTGAAAATCATGGTTATACAGAAAAAAATATGTCCCTCATAGTAAATAGATTAAAACCCAAAATGGTTAAAAGAAATGATATGGTTTCAGCTGATGATATAAAAGAAGCACTTGCAATTGATATCTTAGGAATAATTCCTGATAGTGAAGATATAATAATATCTACAAATGAAGGAAAACCACTTTCTTTAGATGAAAATAGTAAGATGGCTTATGTTTTTGATAATATCACTGAAAGAATTTCCGGAAATTTTATTCCTGTAAATGAAGATATTAAAAAATTTTCTCAAAATTCGGAAGGCTTTTTTGGATTTTTCAACAAATTATGGAAAAGAGGTTGA
- a CDS encoding pyridoxal-phosphate-dependent aminotransferase family protein, with protein sequence MAKMVRKNYLMAPGPTPVPVDILLEGAKDTIHHRTPQYLEIQKRALDGCKYLFQTENPVFILSSSGSGAMETAVANLINPGDKAISVNSGKFGERWGDICRAFKADLNEIVLEWGDFVTPEKIREELEKNPDTKAVFTTLSETSTGTVHPIEEIAKVVKEFDAVLVVDSISGLLAQPLKMDEWGIDVVVTGVQKGFMMPPGIGLISFSPKALEIAKNCTNNRYYFDINYYSKKFPDSPWTPPINLVYQLAKSVEMLKEETIEGLWERHELMAIATRAAMKAMNLEIFAKNPGNVLTSIKVPENVDGKKIVSFLRDSWGVTFAGGQDTLKGKIIRVAHLGYMSQFDVIVGISALEMALTKFGYDVELGSGVKAAEKVFLEAGV encoded by the coding sequence ATGGCTAAAATGGTTAGAAAAAATTATTTGATGGCACCTGGACCTACTCCAGTACCTGTAGATATTCTTTTAGAAGGAGCAAAAGATACTATACATCACAGAACACCTCAGTATCTTGAAATTCAAAAAAGAGCTCTCGATGGTTGTAAATATTTATTCCAAACAGAAAATCCAGTGTTCATACTTTCTTCATCAGGTTCAGGGGCTATGGAAACAGCTGTTGCAAACCTTATAAATCCTGGTGATAAAGCTATTTCTGTTAATTCTGGAAAATTTGGTGAAAGATGGGGAGATATTTGTAGAGCTTTTAAAGCGGATTTAAACGAAATAGTTTTAGAATGGGGTGATTTTGTAACTCCTGAAAAAATCAGAGAAGAATTAGAAAAAAATCCAGATACTAAAGCTGTTTTTACTACATTGAGTGAAACTTCTACAGGAACTGTACACCCAATAGAAGAAATAGCTAAAGTGGTAAAGGAATTTGATGCTGTTTTAGTTGTTGACTCAATTTCTGGATTACTAGCTCAACCTTTAAAAATGGATGAATGGGGAATAGATGTAGTTGTAACTGGAGTTCAAAAAGGATTTATGATGCCTCCTGGTATTGGATTGATATCTTTTAGTCCTAAAGCTCTTGAAATTGCAAAAAATTGTACAAATAATAGATATTACTTCGATATCAATTATTATTCAAAAAAATTCCCTGATTCTCCTTGGACACCACCTATAAACCTTGTCTATCAATTGGCAAAATCAGTTGAGATGTTAAAAGAAGAAACAATAGAAGGATTATGGGAAAGACATGAATTGATGGCAATTGCGACAAGAGCAGCTATGAAAGCTATGAATTTAGAGATTTTCGCAAAAAATCCTGGAAATGTTCTAACTTCAATAAAAGTTCCAGAAAATGTGGATGGTAAAAAAATAGTTAGTTTTCTAAGAGATTCATGGGGAGTTACGTTTGCTGGTGGTCAAGACACTTTAAAAGGAAAAATAATTAGAGTTGCTCATCTTGGTTATATGTCACAATTTGATGTAATTGTAGGTATATCAGCTCTTGAAATGGCTTTAACTAAATTTGGATATGATGTTGAATTGGGTTCAGGTGTAAAAGCTGCTGAAAAAGTATTCTTAGAGGCAGGTGTTTAA
- a CDS encoding TIGR00725 family protein — protein sequence MNIGVIGYSGDKNLEPVKSLKNICFEIGKLIAENGDTLLTGGRDGIMDFVCESAYKNNANVVGILPWDEEGNKYLNTTIKTGLDFSMRSFVLLKSVDIVISVGGQVGTALEILGAYAYKKPIILMRGTGGWTDTVTKTLIEDKYLDNRKMVELYQAYNIEELSQHINNLRGDVNL from the coding sequence ATGAATATAGGAGTTATAGGATATTCTGGGGATAAAAATTTAGAACCAGTAAAATCTTTAAAGAACATATGTTTTGAAATTGGAAAACTTATTGCTGAAAATGGAGACACTTTATTAACTGGTGGAAGAGACGGAATAATGGATTTTGTTTGTGAATCAGCTTATAAAAATAATGCTAATGTTGTAGGAATTCTTCCGTGGGATGAAGAAGGAAATAAATATTTAAATACAACCATAAAAACAGGTCTCGATTTTTCTATGAGATCTTTTGTTTTATTAAAATCTGTTGATATTGTTATAAGTGTTGGTGGACAAGTTGGAACAGCTTTAGAAATACTTGGAGCTTATGCATATAAAAAACCTATCATATTAATGAGAGGAACAGGTGGATGGACTGATACGGTGACTAAGACGTTAATAGAGGATAAATATTTAGATAATAGAAAAATGGTAGAATTATATCAAGCTTATAATATAGAAGAATTATCTCAACATATAAATAATTTAAGAGGAGATGTCAACTTATGA